From the genome of Neomonachus schauinslandi chromosome 5, ASM220157v2, whole genome shotgun sequence, one region includes:
- the LOC110577486 gene encoding LOW QUALITY PROTEIN: olfactory receptor 6C2-like (The sequence of the model RefSeq protein was modified relative to this genomic sequence to represent the inferred CDS: inserted 1 base in 1 codon) — MRNYTAITTFILLGLTDDPQLQILFFIFLFLTYILSVTGNVTIITLTLVDSHLKTPMYFFLRNFSFLEVSFITVCIPRFLYSISTGDNTITYDACTSQIFFIILFGATELFLLAAMSYDPYVAICKPLHYMTIMNNRVCTLLVFCCWVSGLMIILPPLSLGLQLEFCDSNAIDHFGCDAGPLLKISCSDAWVIEQMVILVAVFALIITLVCVFLSYAYIIRTILRLPSVQQRKKAFSTCSSHMIVVSITYGSCXFIYIKPSAKEEVAINKGVSVLTTSVAPLLNPFIYTLRNKLLMTS; from the exons TGCAAATCCtgttttttatctttctatttctcaCCTACATCTTGAGTGTAACAGGGAACGTGACTATTATCACACTCACACTGGTAGACTCTCATCTTAAAACTCCTATGTACTTTTTTCTCAGAAATTTCTCCTTCTTAGAAGTGTCATTTATCACTGTCTGTATTCCTAGATTCCTGTACAGTATATCAACTGGGGACAATACCATTACCTACGATGCTTGCAcaagtcaaatattttttattattctctttggAGCAACAGAACTTTTTCTCCTGGCAGCCATGTCCTACGATCCCTATGTTGCTATCTGTAAACCCCTTCATTACATGACCATCATGAACAATAGGGTGTGCACCTTATTAGTCTTCTGCTGTTGGGTGTCTGGCTTGATGATCATTCTCCCACCCCTTAGCTTGGGACTCCAGCTTGAATTCTGTGACTCCAATGCCATTGATCATTTCGGCTGTGACGCAGGTCCCCTCCTGAAGATCTCATGTTCAGATGCGTGGGTAATAGAACAAATGGTTATCCTTGTGGCTGTATTTGCTCTCATAATCACCCTAGTGTGTGTATTTCTGTCCTACGCATACATCATCAGGACAATTCTGAGACTCCCCTCTgtccaacaaagaaaaaaggcCTTTTCCACCTGTTCTTCCCACATGATTGTAGTTTCCATCACCTATGGCAGCT ACTTCATCTATATCAAGCCATCAGCAAAAGAAGAGGTAGCCATAAATAAAGGTGTTTCAGTGCTCACCACTTCTGTTGCGCCCCTGTTGAACCCCTTCATTTATACCTTGAGGAACAAGCTTTTAATGACCTCATAA